A single region of the Streptomyces caelestis genome encodes:
- a CDS encoding gamma carbonic anhydrase family protein: MGQRAMITGIGGREPQVDPEAFVAPTASVIGGVTLGVGASVWYGAVLRGDVETISVGASSNVQDNCTLHADPGFPVTVGERVSIGHNAVVHGATVEDDCLIGMGATVLNGAVIGAGSLVAAQALVPQGMQVPPGSLVAGVPAKVKRPLTEEERQGITLNGTMYAELAKAHREVHA, from the coding sequence ATGGGACAGCGGGCGATGATCACGGGTATCGGCGGCAGGGAGCCGCAGGTCGATCCGGAGGCGTTCGTGGCGCCGACGGCTTCGGTGATCGGGGGCGTGACGCTGGGGGTGGGCGCGAGTGTCTGGTACGGGGCCGTCCTGCGCGGTGACGTCGAGACGATCTCCGTCGGCGCGAGCAGCAACGTCCAGGACAACTGCACCCTCCATGCCGACCCGGGGTTTCCCGTCACGGTGGGTGAGCGGGTGTCCATCGGGCACAACGCGGTGGTGCACGGGGCGACCGTCGAGGACGACTGTCTGATCGGTATGGGGGCGACGGTTCTGAACGGGGCGGTGATCGGGGCCGGGTCGCTCGTCGCCGCGCAGGCGCTGGTGCCGCAGGGGATGCAGGTGCCGCCCGGGTCGCTTGTCGCCGGTGTGCCGGCCAAGGTCAAGCGGCCCTTGACTGAGGAGGAGCGGCAGGGGATCACCCTCAACGGCACGATGTACGCCGAGTTGGCGAAGGCGCACCGCGAGGTGCATGCGTAG
- a CDS encoding DedA family protein, protein MHVQEWLETVPAVAVYALVGVVIGLESLGIPLPGEIILVSSALLASQHGDIDPVVLGASATAGAIIGDSIGYAIGRKGGRPLLAWLGKKFPKHFSEGHIATAERSFEKWGMWAVFFGRFVALLRIFAGPLAGVLRMPYWKFLTANILGGILWAGGTTAVIYYVGIVAESWLKRFSWLGLVAAVLVGLTSMLVLKRKAKKAAPAVAAE, encoded by the coding sequence TTGCACGTCCAGGAGTGGCTCGAAACCGTACCCGCGGTGGCCGTCTACGCACTGGTGGGAGTGGTCATCGGCCTGGAGAGCCTGGGCATCCCGCTGCCGGGCGAGATCATCCTGGTCTCCTCCGCGCTGCTGGCCTCCCAGCACGGCGACATCGACCCCGTCGTCCTCGGCGCCAGCGCCACGGCCGGCGCGATCATCGGCGACTCCATCGGCTACGCCATCGGCCGCAAGGGCGGCCGGCCCCTGCTGGCCTGGCTGGGCAAGAAGTTCCCCAAGCACTTCAGCGAGGGCCACATCGCCACCGCCGAGCGCTCCTTCGAGAAGTGGGGCATGTGGGCCGTCTTCTTCGGCCGCTTCGTCGCCCTCCTCCGCATCTTCGCGGGCCCGCTCGCCGGTGTGCTCCGCATGCCCTACTGGAAGTTCCTCACCGCCAACATCCTCGGCGGCATCCTCTGGGCAGGCGGCACGACGGCGGTCATCTACTACGTCGGCATCGTCGCCGAGTCCTGGCTGAAGCGCTTCTCGTGGCTGGGCCTGGTGGCAGCGGTCCTGGTCGGCCTCACGTCGATGCTGGTCCTCAAGCGCAAGGCGAAGAAGGCAGCACCTGCTGTCGCCGCGGAGTAG
- a CDS encoding helix-turn-helix domain-containing protein produces MSDLELLTQSLARSVKHWRAVRGFTLDVLAARAGVSRGMLIQIEQARTNPSLGTVVKIGDALGVSITTLLDHEQGPRVRIVPAEQAVRLWHTEAGSYNRLLAGTEAPGPLEMWDWRLMPGESSPSDPHPAGTMELLHVTAGELTLTVDGVKHRVPAGASVSFEANLPHMYGNTGDVPMEMMMAVSVPPVT; encoded by the coding sequence GTGTCGGACCTCGAGCTGCTGACCCAGTCCCTGGCGCGCAGCGTCAAGCACTGGCGCGCGGTGCGCGGCTTCACCCTGGACGTGCTCGCCGCCCGGGCCGGCGTCAGCCGCGGCATGCTCATCCAGATCGAGCAGGCCCGCACCAACCCCAGCCTCGGCACCGTCGTCAAGATCGGCGACGCGCTCGGCGTCAGCATCACCACCCTCCTCGACCACGAGCAGGGCCCGAGGGTCCGCATCGTCCCCGCCGAGCAGGCCGTACGGCTGTGGCACACCGAGGCCGGCAGTTACAACCGGCTGCTCGCGGGCACCGAGGCGCCCGGCCCGCTGGAGATGTGGGACTGGCGGCTCATGCCCGGCGAGAGCAGCCCGTCCGACCCGCACCCCGCCGGCACCATGGAACTGCTCCATGTCACGGCCGGGGAGCTGACGCTCACCGTCGACGGCGTGAAGCACCGCGTCCCCGCCGGCGCGAGCGTGTCCTTCGAGGCCAACCTCCCGCACATGTACGGCAACACCGGTGACGTGCCGATGGAGATGATGATGGCCGTCTCGGTGCCACCCGTGACCTGA
- a CDS encoding YbaK/EbsC family protein yields the protein MRAPIGHFDDARPAPACLDELTGPVADAVRHWHGSVPADQILYVDTDPKWADTATFVEHYGRDLLERSANCVVVAGKRGGETTLAASVVPSTTRVDVNGVVRRQLGARKASFAATDTATGETGMEYGGITPLGLPGGWPVLVDAAVVDLPYVLVGSGRRRGKLLVPGKAFAELPGAVVLEGLGVA from the coding sequence ATGCGTGCACCCATCGGACACTTCGACGACGCCCGTCCGGCCCCCGCCTGCCTCGACGAGCTCACCGGCCCGGTCGCCGACGCCGTACGCCACTGGCACGGCAGCGTCCCCGCCGACCAGATCCTCTACGTCGACACCGACCCCAAGTGGGCCGACACCGCCACCTTCGTGGAGCACTACGGCCGTGATCTGCTGGAGCGGTCCGCGAACTGCGTGGTGGTCGCCGGCAAGCGCGGCGGCGAGACCACGCTCGCCGCGAGCGTCGTGCCGTCCACCACCCGGGTCGACGTCAACGGTGTCGTACGCCGCCAACTCGGCGCCCGCAAGGCCTCGTTCGCCGCGACGGACACGGCAACCGGGGAGACCGGCATGGAGTACGGCGGCATCACCCCGCTCGGACTGCCCGGCGGCTGGCCCGTGCTGGTGGACGCGGCCGTCGTCGACCTGCCGTACGTGCTGGTCGGCAGCGGCCGGCGGCGCGGCAAGCTGCTGGTGCCGGGCAAGGCGTTCGCGGAACTGCCGGGCGCGGTGGTGCTGGAGGGGCTCGGGGTCGCCTGA
- a CDS encoding 4-hydroxybenzoate 3-monooxygenase, whose protein sequence is MTQASPPPDSGAPQRFPVVVVGAGPAGLTVGNILRAASVDCLVLETETREFIEQRPRAGVIEEWAVRGLEKRGLARNLLDRAELHTTCEFRFDGERYRFPYGELTGSHHFVYPQPLLVTDLVREYADVRGGQIRFGVRDVRVHDIGTDRPSVSYTCPETGEHRVVPCDFVAGCDGARGVTRAALPPERVRVARHDYGIGWLALLAEAPSSADCVLFGCHAKGFAGQMPRSPQVTRYYLQCPPGDDPENWPHERVWAELQERLGVTGVPPLTEGRLIEKRVLDMHDYVVEPMVSGRLFLAGDAAHLVAPIAAKGMNLALHDAFLLGDALVARLTSGDDSGLGGYAQACLRRVWDYQEFSQWLSEVYHGTAAGDPFRAGTTLARLRRLFTSPAAAAAFAEQYLGTAARY, encoded by the coding sequence ATGACCCAAGCCTCCCCGCCTCCGGACTCCGGCGCCCCGCAACGTTTCCCAGTCGTTGTCGTGGGCGCCGGTCCCGCGGGGCTGACCGTCGGCAACATCCTGCGGGCCGCGTCCGTGGACTGCCTGGTGCTGGAGACCGAGACCCGCGAGTTCATCGAACAGCGGCCCCGGGCCGGCGTCATCGAGGAATGGGCCGTGCGGGGCCTGGAGAAGCGCGGGCTGGCCCGGAACCTGCTGGACCGCGCAGAGCTGCACACCACGTGCGAGTTCCGCTTCGACGGCGAGCGGTACCGGTTTCCCTACGGGGAGCTGACCGGCAGTCATCACTTCGTCTACCCACAGCCGTTGCTGGTGACGGACCTGGTGCGCGAGTACGCCGACGTACGCGGCGGACAGATCCGTTTCGGGGTGCGGGACGTGCGGGTGCACGACATCGGCACCGACCGGCCGTCGGTGTCGTACACCTGTCCGGAGACGGGTGAACACCGCGTGGTGCCCTGCGACTTCGTGGCCGGCTGCGACGGAGCGCGCGGGGTGACGCGGGCCGCCCTGCCGCCGGAGCGGGTCCGTGTCGCGCGGCACGACTACGGCATCGGCTGGCTGGCCCTGCTCGCCGAGGCGCCGTCCTCCGCCGACTGCGTGCTGTTCGGCTGCCACGCCAAGGGGTTCGCCGGGCAGATGCCCCGCAGCCCGCAGGTGACCCGCTACTACCTCCAGTGCCCACCGGGCGACGACCCGGAGAACTGGCCGCACGAGCGCGTCTGGGCGGAGCTGCAGGAGCGGCTCGGGGTGACCGGTGTGCCGCCGCTGACCGAGGGGCGGCTGATCGAGAAGCGCGTGCTGGACATGCACGACTACGTGGTCGAGCCGATGGTGTCCGGTCGGCTCTTCCTCGCCGGAGACGCGGCCCATCTGGTCGCCCCCATCGCCGCCAAGGGCATGAACCTCGCCCTGCACGACGCCTTCCTGCTCGGCGACGCCTTGGTGGCCCGCCTGACCAGCGGGGACGACAGCGGCCTGGGCGGCTATGCGCAGGCGTGCCTGCGGCGGGTGTGGGACTACCAGGAGTTCTCGCAGTGGCTGTCCGAGGTGTACCACGGCACGGCTGCGGGCGACCCGTTCCGCGCGGGCACCACGCTCGCCCGGCTGCGTCGCCTGTTCACGTCGCCCGCGGCGGCCGCCGCCTTCGCCGAGCAGTACCTGGGGACGGCCGCGCGGTACTGA
- a CDS encoding DUF4442 domain-containing protein, with the protein MSADQMSIGEMLAATVPMARTLNLEFLETTPDKAVVSLPDQSEYHNHVGGPHAGAMFTLGESASGAIVLAAFGDQLSRAVPLAVSAEISYKKLAMGAVTATATLGRPAAEVVAQLDAGERPEFPVAIALQRADGAVTGEMTVVWTLRPNG; encoded by the coding sequence ATGAGCGCAGACCAGATGTCCATCGGCGAGATGCTCGCCGCCACCGTGCCCATGGCCCGGACCCTGAACCTGGAGTTCCTGGAGACCACGCCGGACAAGGCGGTGGTGTCCCTTCCGGACCAGAGCGAGTACCACAACCACGTGGGCGGGCCGCACGCCGGGGCGATGTTCACGCTCGGCGAGTCCGCGAGCGGGGCGATCGTGCTGGCCGCGTTCGGGGACCAGCTCTCGCGCGCCGTGCCGCTCGCCGTCAGCGCCGAGATCTCCTACAAGAAGCTGGCGATGGGTGCCGTCACCGCCACGGCCACGCTCGGCCGCCCGGCTGCCGAGGTCGTCGCCCAGCTGGACGCCGGTGAGCGCCCCGAGTTCCCGGTGGCCATCGCCCTGCAGCGGGCCGACGGTGCCGTCACCGGCGAGATGACCGTGGTGTGGACCCTGCGGCCCAACGGCTGA
- a CDS encoding RICIN domain-containing protein, protein MQSPHPPRPPYPPRPGAGPADSDRNLLARVGDPGEGPRAAALLLARHWRAVYEYAVICLASSQDSASMAAAAAFRRELARPGGGALRPRLLAAVRDTVGEWAADDALSGVLPELRKPVGARGLRAARSGTAERRRLAERAFRALPGASQCLLWHTEVEAEPISVPAGLLGVDVRTASTALEQAREQFRAGCVRAHRELAPTRECRFYNRLLDVPMRRGGALLPDVQRHLMACRYCRHAAEQLSHFEGGLEDLLVETVLGWGARRYLESRPGRDGGGDGDGRVLPGAPAGGRHRLRTRALPAGGRLGPSRRHAKALAAAVTVTSLVLLATVLAARGWTEEGGTAAPQATWGAVSGHSVSPDSAGTSSGRLPSAASAGHPAEVARGRLRNLDAGLCLDVRGGRARADARAVLTSCSAAGSSQWSYQDDGMLRSVADPTLCLGSDTVEGSVVLAGCLVHAGVVRYDLTVRGELLPRGGKGLAVAHGKDRNVVVAGRDGSEAQRWALEPEVAPGGDAEQPGERRSRDTPRESRQKENHRKREPYDGAPPGHRPDPPRSKSGELPEERYERRFAQADCCDAAEPGRAPGTAALGPVPHTDALASAPTTVTTAVTTTLHSTGLP, encoded by the coding sequence GTGCAATCCCCTCACCCCCCACGCCCGCCGTACCCGCCGCGCCCCGGCGCGGGCCCCGCGGATTCCGATCGCAATCTCCTCGCCCGGGTCGGTGATCCCGGTGAAGGCCCGCGCGCCGCCGCGCTGTTGCTGGCCCGGCACTGGCGGGCTGTGTACGAGTACGCCGTCATCTGCCTGGCCTCTTCTCAGGATTCGGCGTCGATGGCGGCCGCCGCCGCGTTCCGCCGGGAACTCGCCCGGCCGGGCGGCGGAGCCCTGCGCCCGCGGCTGCTCGCGGCCGTGCGGGACACGGTCGGGGAGTGGGCCGCCGACGACGCCCTTTCCGGAGTACTGCCGGAACTCCGCAAACCCGTCGGCGCCCGCGGTCTGCGTGCGGCGCGGTCCGGGACAGCCGAAAGGCGACGGCTCGCCGAGCGCGCATTCCGGGCCCTTCCGGGGGCTTCCCAATGCCTGCTCTGGCACACGGAGGTCGAGGCCGAGCCCATATCCGTACCGGCCGGTCTGCTGGGAGTGGACGTCCGTACCGCGTCGACCGCGCTGGAGCAGGCGCGCGAGCAATTCCGGGCGGGTTGCGTGCGGGCCCACCGAGAACTCGCGCCGACGCGGGAATGCCGCTTCTACAACCGTCTGCTGGACGTTCCGATGCGCCGCGGTGGGGCCCTGCTGCCGGATGTGCAACGGCATCTGATGGCCTGCCGCTACTGCCGGCACGCCGCCGAACAACTCAGCCACTTCGAGGGCGGGTTGGAGGATCTGCTCGTCGAGACCGTGCTCGGCTGGGGTGCCCGCCGCTACCTCGAATCCCGGCCGGGCCGCGACGGGGGCGGGGACGGGGACGGGAGAGTCCTGCCCGGGGCCCCGGCCGGTGGCCGCCACCGGCTCCGGACCCGCGCCCTGCCGGCGGGCGGCCGGCTCGGGCCGTCGAGGAGACACGCGAAGGCGCTGGCCGCGGCGGTCACGGTGACCTCCCTCGTGCTGCTCGCGACCGTGCTGGCCGCCAGGGGCTGGACGGAGGAGGGCGGCACCGCCGCTCCCCAGGCCACCTGGGGAGCGGTCAGCGGCCACTCCGTATCCCCGGATTCCGCGGGAACCTCCTCGGGCCGCCTCCCGTCCGCCGCGTCCGCGGGCCATCCCGCCGAAGTGGCCCGTGGGCGGCTGCGCAACCTCGACGCCGGCCTGTGCCTCGATGTCCGGGGCGGCCGGGCCCGGGCCGACGCCCGCGCCGTGCTGACCTCCTGCTCGGCCGCCGGGTCCTCCCAGTGGTCGTACCAGGACGACGGCATGCTGCGCAGCGTCGCCGACCCCACCCTCTGCCTCGGCTCCGACACAGTGGAGGGCTCGGTCGTCCTGGCCGGCTGCCTCGTGCACGCCGGAGTGGTGCGCTACGACCTGACCGTGCGCGGCGAACTCCTGCCGCGCGGCGGCAAGGGGCTGGCCGTCGCCCACGGCAAGGACCGGAACGTGGTCGTCGCCGGGCGCGACGGGTCCGAGGCCCAGCGCTGGGCGCTGGAACCGGAGGTTGCTCCCGGCGGCGACGCGGAGCAGCCGGGGGAGCGGCGGAGCCGGGACACGCCTCGGGAGAGCCGTCAGAAGGAGAACCACCGGAAGCGGGAGCCGTACGACGGCGCCCCGCCCGGGCATCGGCCCGATCCCCCGCGGAGCAAGTCCGGGGAACTGCCGGAGGAGCGGTACGAGAGGCGGTTCGCCCAGGCGGACTGCTGCGACGCCGCCGAACCGGGACGGGCCCCCGGCACCGCCGCGCTTGGTCCGGTGCCCCACACCGACGCCCTCGCTTCGGCGCCGACCACGGTGACCACCGCCGTGACGACCACGCTCCACTCCACCGGGCTCCCGTAG
- a CDS encoding phosphoketolase family protein, which produces MPEAPRLDNSTQPTDEELRTLDAHWRAANYLAAGQIYLLANPLLTEPLRPEHIKPRLLGHWGTSPGLNLVHTHLNRVIKNRALDALCIWGPGHGGPSVLANSWLEGSYSETYRDVTRDAQGMELLMRQFSFPGGVPSHVAPEVPGSIHEGGELGYSLAHAYGAALDHPGLLVACVIGDGEAETGPLAGSWHANKFLDPVHDGAVLPILHLNGYKIANPTVLSRLPQSELDALLRGYGHEPIHVSGDDPATVHRAMAQAMDTALDRIAEAQRAAREEGVTERPHWPVIVLRTPKGWTGPAEVDGEPVEGTWRSHQVPLAGVHDNPEHLRQLEAWLRSYRPEELFDAEGRPVADVLACVPEGSRRLGATPYANGGLLVRDLPIPSLDDFAVPVDKPGTTLHEPTRVLGDLLAQVMRDTADRRDFRLVGPDETASNRLQAVFDASGKAWQAETLDVDEHLDRHGRVMEVLSEHLCQGWLEGYLLTGRHGLFSCYEAFVHIVDSMVNQHIKWLRTSRRLPWRAPIASLNYLLTSHVWRQDHNGFSHQDPGFVDHVLNKSPEVVRVYLPPDANTLLSVADHALRSRDYVNVVVAGKQPCFDWLSMDEARVHCARGAGIWAWAGTEDGSREPDVVLACAGDVPTQETLAAAHLLRRHLPDLSVRVVNVVDLARLLPREEHPHGMNDFEYDGLFTTDKPVIFAYHGYPWLIHRLAYRRTGHQHLHVRGYKEAGTTTTPFDMVVRNDLDRYRLVMDVIDRVPGLAVRATAVRQRMADARTRHHAWIREHGTDLPEVAEWNWNA; this is translated from the coding sequence ATGCCCGAGGCCCCGCGCCTGGACAACAGCACGCAACCGACCGACGAGGAACTGCGCACACTGGACGCCCACTGGCGGGCCGCCAACTACCTGGCGGCCGGTCAGATCTACCTGCTGGCGAATCCGCTGCTGACCGAACCGCTGCGGCCCGAGCACATCAAGCCGCGACTGCTGGGCCACTGGGGCACCTCGCCCGGGCTCAACCTCGTCCACACGCACCTCAACCGGGTGATCAAGAACCGCGCGCTGGACGCCCTGTGCATCTGGGGCCCGGGCCACGGCGGCCCGTCGGTGCTGGCCAACTCCTGGCTGGAGGGCAGCTACAGCGAGACCTACCGGGACGTGACACGGGACGCGCAGGGCATGGAGCTGCTGATGCGGCAGTTCTCGTTCCCCGGCGGCGTGCCCAGCCACGTCGCCCCGGAGGTGCCCGGCTCGATCCACGAGGGCGGCGAGCTCGGTTACTCCCTCGCCCACGCCTACGGCGCCGCCCTCGACCACCCCGGCCTGCTGGTCGCCTGCGTGATCGGCGACGGCGAGGCGGAGACCGGCCCGCTGGCCGGCTCCTGGCACGCCAACAAGTTCCTCGACCCCGTCCACGACGGTGCCGTCCTGCCGATCCTGCACCTCAACGGCTACAAGATCGCCAACCCGACGGTGCTCTCCCGCCTCCCGCAGTCCGAGCTCGACGCGCTCCTGCGCGGCTACGGCCACGAGCCGATCCACGTCAGCGGTGACGACCCCGCCACCGTCCACCGCGCGATGGCCCAGGCGATGGACACCGCCCTCGACCGCATCGCCGAGGCCCAGCGCGCCGCCCGCGAGGAGGGCGTGACCGAGCGCCCGCACTGGCCGGTGATCGTGCTGCGCACCCCGAAGGGCTGGACCGGCCCGGCCGAGGTCGACGGCGAGCCGGTCGAGGGCACCTGGCGCTCCCACCAGGTGCCGCTGGCCGGCGTCCATGACAACCCGGAACACCTGCGGCAACTGGAGGCCTGGCTGCGCTCCTACCGGCCCGAGGAGCTGTTCGACGCCGAGGGCCGACCGGTCGCGGACGTCCTGGCCTGCGTCCCGGAGGGCAGCAGGCGGCTCGGCGCCACCCCGTACGCCAACGGCGGGCTGCTCGTCCGCGACCTGCCGATCCCGTCCCTGGACGACTTCGCCGTCCCCGTCGACAAGCCGGGCACGACCCTGCACGAGCCCACGCGTGTCCTCGGCGACCTCCTGGCCCAGGTCATGCGGGACACCGCCGACCGCCGCGACTTCCGTCTGGTCGGCCCGGACGAGACCGCCTCCAACCGGCTCCAGGCCGTCTTCGACGCCAGCGGCAAGGCCTGGCAGGCCGAGACCCTCGACGTCGACGAGCACCTCGACCGGCACGGCCGGGTGATGGAGGTCCTCTCCGAACACCTCTGCCAGGGCTGGCTGGAGGGCTACCTGCTCACCGGCCGGCACGGGCTGTTCTCCTGCTACGAGGCGTTCGTGCACATCGTCGACTCGATGGTCAACCAGCACATCAAGTGGCTGCGCACCTCCCGGCGCCTGCCGTGGCGCGCCCCCATCGCCTCGCTCAACTACCTGCTGACCTCCCACGTGTGGCGGCAGGACCACAACGGCTTCTCCCACCAGGACCCCGGCTTCGTCGACCACGTCCTCAACAAGAGCCCGGAGGTCGTGCGGGTCTACCTCCCGCCGGACGCCAACACCCTGCTGTCCGTCGCGGACCACGCCCTGCGCAGCCGCGACTACGTCAACGTCGTCGTGGCCGGCAAGCAGCCCTGCTTCGACTGGCTGTCGATGGACGAGGCCCGGGTCCACTGCGCCCGCGGCGCCGGCATCTGGGCGTGGGCCGGCACCGAGGACGGCTCCCGCGAACCCGACGTGGTGCTGGCCTGCGCCGGAGACGTCCCCACCCAGGAGACCCTTGCCGCCGCGCACCTGCTCCGCCGGCACCTGCCCGACCTGTCGGTCCGCGTGGTCAACGTCGTCGATCTCGCCCGGCTGCTGCCCCGGGAGGAACACCCGCACGGCATGAACGACTTCGAGTACGACGGCCTCTTCACCACCGACAAGCCGGTGATCTTCGCCTACCACGGCTACCCGTGGCTGATCCACCGCCTGGCCTACCGCCGCACCGGCCACCAGCACCTGCACGTGCGCGGCTACAAGGAGGCCGGCACCACCACCACGCCCTTCGACATGGTCGTCCGCAACGACCTCGACCGCTACCGCCTCGTCATGGACGTCATCGACCGCGTGCCGGGTCTCGCGGTGCGCGCCACGGCCGTACGCCAGCGCATGGCCGACGCCCGCACCCGCCACCACGCCTGGATCCGTGAGCACGGCACCGACCTGCCCGAGGTCGCCGAGTGGAACTGGAACGCCTGA
- a CDS encoding cation diffusion facilitator family transporter yields MGVATSTRTHRKGTHVSDRHEHPHHHSPTGLRHRLSHLLTPHSHETADKVDPALESSARGMRALWVSLAVLGVTALAQAVVVVASGSVALLGDTVHNAADALTAVPLGIAFVLGRRAATRRFTYGYGRAEDLAGLVIVLTIAASAAFAGWTAVDRLLDPRPVQHVPAVALAALVGFAGNEWVARYRIRVGRAIGSAALVADGLHARTDGFTSLAVLLGAGGSALGWQLADPIVGLAITAAIALVLRDAAREVFRRVMDAVDPALVDRAERALTEVAGVRGVGELRLRWIGHRLRAEVAVVVDGDVTVRQAHRIAVDAEHALLHAVPRLTAALVHADPEPAPGEADPHLPLAHHAAV; encoded by the coding sequence ATGGGCGTGGCCACGTCCACTCGCACGCACCGGAAGGGGACCCACGTGAGCGACCGGCACGAACACCCACACCACCACTCCCCCACCGGCCTCCGCCACCGCCTCTCCCACCTCCTCACGCCGCACTCCCACGAGACGGCCGACAAGGTCGACCCCGCCCTGGAGTCCTCGGCCCGCGGGATGCGGGCGCTGTGGGTGTCGCTCGCGGTGCTCGGCGTGACGGCACTGGCGCAGGCGGTCGTGGTGGTCGCCTCCGGCTCGGTGGCGCTGCTCGGGGACACCGTGCACAACGCCGCGGACGCGCTCACCGCCGTGCCGCTCGGCATCGCCTTCGTGCTGGGCCGGCGTGCGGCCACCCGGCGCTTCACCTACGGCTACGGACGGGCCGAGGACCTGGCGGGCCTGGTGATCGTGCTGACGATCGCCGCGTCGGCGGCCTTCGCCGGATGGACGGCGGTCGACCGTCTCCTCGACCCGCGCCCGGTCCAGCACGTCCCGGCGGTCGCCCTGGCCGCCCTCGTCGGATTCGCGGGCAACGAGTGGGTGGCCCGGTACCGCATCCGCGTCGGCCGCGCGATCGGCTCGGCCGCGCTGGTCGCCGACGGACTGCATGCCCGCACCGACGGTTTCACCTCACTGGCCGTGCTGCTGGGCGCCGGCGGATCGGCCCTGGGCTGGCAACTGGCCGACCCGATCGTCGGGTTGGCGATCACGGCGGCGATCGCGCTGGTGCTGCGGGACGCCGCGCGGGAGGTGTTCCGCCGGGTGATGGACGCGGTCGATCCGGCCCTGGTGGACCGGGCCGAGCGGGCGCTGACCGAGGTCGCCGGGGTGCGCGGGGTGGGTGAGCTGCGGCTGCGCTGGATCGGTCACCGGCTGCGCGCCGAGGTCGCGGTCGTGGTGGACGGTGACGTGACCGTACGCCAGGCCCACCGCATCGCCGTCGACGCCGAGCACGCCCTGCTGCACGCCGTGCCCCGCCTCACCGCGGCCCTGGTCCACGCCGACCCGGAACCGGCTCCGGGCGAGGCCGACCCGCATCTCCCGCTGGCCCACCACGCGGCGGTGTAG
- a CDS encoding acyltransferase, with the protein MPKRKNTFSSWRRGLVQRAVHAGWAWAQRTGSVTAEHPGRYRFGAMGTGTRLAFPLGTVFGEPWIHMGAHCIIGEQVTLTAGLMPDLDLGPDPILRIGDGVVLGRGSHVIADTTVTIGSDCYFGPYVYVTSTNHSYDDPHEPIGKQWPRMEPVEIGPGCWIGTGAVILPGARIGRNVVVAAGAVVRGAVPDHAVVAGAPARVVRRWTPADGWQPPLRTPPPVPIPEGVTPEQLRALSDLDEETTARLAELEPES; encoded by the coding sequence GTGCCGAAGCGCAAGAACACGTTCTCATCCTGGCGGCGGGGCCTCGTGCAGCGCGCCGTCCACGCGGGCTGGGCCTGGGCGCAGCGCACGGGCTCCGTGACCGCCGAACATCCCGGGCGCTACCGATTCGGCGCGATGGGAACAGGTACCAGACTCGCCTTCCCGCTCGGCACGGTCTTCGGCGAACCCTGGATCCACATGGGCGCCCACTGCATCATCGGCGAGCAGGTCACCCTCACCGCCGGCCTGATGCCCGACCTCGACCTCGGCCCGGACCCGATCCTGCGCATCGGCGACGGCGTCGTCCTGGGCCGCGGCAGTCACGTCATCGCGGACACGACGGTCACCATCGGCAGCGACTGCTACTTCGGTCCGTACGTCTACGTCACGTCCACGAACCACTCCTACGACGATCCGCACGAGCCGATCGGCAAGCAGTGGCCGCGGATGGAGCCGGTGGAGATCGGACCCGGCTGCTGGATCGGCACGGGCGCGGTGATCCTGCCCGGCGCCCGGATCGGGCGGAACGTGGTGGTGGCCGCGGGCGCGGTCGTCCGGGGCGCGGTGCCCGACCACGCCGTGGTGGCGGGCGCGCCGGCGCGCGTGGTACGGCGCTGGACACCGGCCGACGGCTGGCAGCCTCCGCTGCGCACCCCGCCGCCGGTGCCGATACCGGAGGGCGTCACGCCCGAGCAGCTGCGCGCCCTCTCGGACCTGGACGAGGAGACGACGGCCCGGCTCGCCGAGCTGGAGCCGGAGTCCTGA
- a CDS encoding ArsR/SmtB family transcription factor, producing the protein MSARMHLSSAHDAHPRSPGEEQFALAAELLALLGDRTRLTLLHALAEGEADVTTLTQACGAARPAVSQHLARLRLAGLVNTRKEGRRVIYALRDGHLRRLVDEALNVADHRLTDRPVHD; encoded by the coding sequence ATGAGCGCACGCATGCACCTGTCATCTGCGCATGATGCGCACCCGCGCAGTCCCGGCGAGGAGCAGTTCGCGCTCGCCGCCGAACTCCTCGCCCTGCTGGGGGACCGCACGCGGCTCACGCTGCTGCACGCGCTGGCCGAGGGAGAGGCCGACGTCACCACCCTCACGCAGGCGTGCGGGGCGGCCCGGCCCGCTGTCAGCCAGCACCTGGCGCGACTGCGTCTCGCAGGGTTGGTGAACACGCGCAAGGAGGGCCGCCGGGTGATCTACGCGCTCCGCGACGGCCATCTGCGCCGGCTCGTGGACGAGGCGCTGAACGTGGCCGACCACCGGCTCACCGACCGGCCCGTCCACGACTGA